One part of the Eubalaena glacialis isolate mEubGla1 chromosome 19, mEubGla1.1.hap2.+ XY, whole genome shotgun sequence genome encodes these proteins:
- the OVCA2 gene encoding esterase OVCA2, whose product MATPTLSEARLQGGAGIGFRPLMFNFRSGKDRFRSLWRLPGIMATSQPLRVLCLAGFRQSERGFREKTGALRKVLRGRAELVCLSGPHPVADAAGPEGAGPDPGPCPPEEQPRGWWFSKQEADVFSALEEPTVCRGLEEALGTVAQALSKLGPFDGILGFSQGAALAALVCALGQAGDPRFPLPRFIILVSGFCPRGLGLKEAILQGPLSLPSLHVFGDTDRVIPSQESMQLCSRFAGAIALTHSGGHFIPAAAPQRQAYLQFLDQFAE is encoded by the exons ATGGCAACGCCCACTCTCTCTGAGGCCCGCCTCCAGGGTGGTGCCGGCATTGGGTTCCGCCCCCTTATGTTCAACTTCCGCTCGGGGAAAGACCGCTTCCGGTCCCTCTGGCGCTTGCCCGGAATTATGGCTACGTCTCAACCTCTGCGGGTCTTGTGTCTGGCCGGTTTTCGGCAGAGCGAGCGGGGCTTCCGCGAGAAGACTGGAGCGCTGCGGAAGGTGCTGCGGGGCCGCGCAGAGCTCGTGTGCCTCAGCGGCCCGCACCCGGTCGCGGACGCAGCGGGCCCTGAGGGCGCTGGGCCAGACCCCG GGCCCTGCCCTCCGGAGGAGCAACCTCGAGGCTGGTGGTTTTCCAAACAGGAGGCAGACGTTTTCTCGGCACTGGAAGAGCCCACGGTGTGCAGAGGTCTGGAGGAAGCCCTGGGAACGGTGGCACAAGCATTGAGCAAGCTGGGGCCTTTCGATGGGATCCTTGGTTTCAGCCAGGGGGCCGCGCTAGCAGCCCTTGTGTGTGCCCTTGGCCAAGCCGGCGATCCCCGCTTCCCTTTGCCCCGGTTTATCATCCTGGTATCTGGTTTCTGCCCCCGGGGCCTTGGCCTCAAGGAAGCCATCCTGCAGGGCCCCTTGTCACTGCCTTCCCTCCATGTTTTTGGGGACACCGACCGCGTCATCCCCTCTCAGGAGAGTATGCAACTGTGTAGCCGATTCGCTGGAGCCATCGCCCTCACCCACTCTGGTGGCCACTTCATTCCGGCAGCCGCGCCCCAGCGCCAGGCCTACCTCCAGTTCTTGGACCAGTTTGCAGAGTGA
- the DPH1 gene encoding 2-(3-amino-3-carboxypropyl)histidine synthase subunit 1 isoform X1 → MAALVAAEATESGSRNGPGRGLALILGRAPWGRLANQIPPEILNNPQLQAAIQVLPSNYNFEIPKTIWRIQQAQAKKVALQMPEGLLLFACTIVDILERFTEAEVMVMGDVTYGACCVDDFTARALGADFLVHYGHSCLVPMDTSAQDFRVLYVFVDIRIDTAHLLDSIRLTFPPASALALVSTIQFVSTLQAAAQELKAEYRVSVPQCKPLSPGEILGCTSPRLPKEVEAVVYLGDGRFHLESVMIANPSVPAYRYDPYSKVLSREHYDYQRMQANRQEAIASARSAKSWGLILGTLGRQGSPKILEHLESRLRALGLPFVRLLLSEIFPSKLSLLPEVDVWVQVACPRLSIDWGTAFPKPLLTPYEAAVALRDIPWQQPYPMDFYAGSSLGPWTVNHGRDRLLQHPGRPALGKVQERPARPFPAVACEACSCRDEEVAPLAP, encoded by the exons ATGGCGGCGCTGGTTGCGGCCGAGGCCACAGAGTCCGGCAGCCGAAACGGCCCGGGCAGAG GCCTTGCACTCATCCTAGGTCGAGCCCCTTGGGGCCGCTTGGCCAATCAGATACCCCCTGAGATCCTGAACAATCCCCAGCTGCAGGCAGCCATTCAAGTCCTGCCTTCCAACTATAACTTTGAGATTCCCAAGACCATCTGGAGGATCCAACAGGCCCAGGCCAAGAAGG TGGCCTTACAAATGCCTGAAGGCCTCCTCCTCTTCGCCTGTACCATTGTGGATATCTTGGAAAG GTTCACGGAGGCCGAAGTGATGGTTATGGGTGATGTGACCTACGGGGCTTGCTGTGTGGATGACTTTACTGCAAGGGCCCTGGGAGCTGATTTCCTGGTGCACTATGGCCACAGCTGCCTCG ttCCCATGGACACCTCGGCCCAAGACTTCCGGGTGCTGTATGTCTTTGTGGACATCCGGATAGACACTGCCCACCTACTGGACTCTATccgcctcacctttcccccaGCCAGTGCCCTTGCGCTGGTCAGCACCATTCAGTTTGTGTCAACTTTGCAG GCAGCTGCCCAAGAGCTGAAAGCTGAGTATCGTGTGAGTGTCCCACAGTGCAAGCCCCTGTCCCCTGGGGAGATCCTGGGCTGCACGTCCCCCCGTCTACCCAAGGAGGTGGAGGCTGTTGT ATATCTTGGAGATGGCCGCTTCCATCTGGAGTCTGTCATGATTGCCAACCCCAGTGTCCCCGCTTATCG ATACGACCCGTACAGCAAAGTCCTGTCCAGAGAGCACTATGACTACCAGCGCATGCAGGCCAACCGCCAAGAAGCCATAGCCTCTGCCCGCTCAGCTAAATCCTGGGGTCTCATCCTGGGCACTTTGGGCCGCCAGGGCAGTCCCAagattctggag CACCTGGAATCTCGGCTCcgagccttgggacttcccttcgTGAGGCTGCTGCTCTCTGAGATCTTCCCCAGCAAGCTTAGCCTTCTTCCTGAGGTGGATGT GTGGGTGCAGGTGGCATGTCCACGCCTCTCCATTGACTGGGGCACAGCCTTCCCCAAGCCGCTGCTCACACCCTATGAG GCGGCAGTGGCCCTGAGGGACATTCCCTGGCAGCAGCCCTACCCTATGGACTTCTACGCCGGCAGCTCCTTGGGGCCGTGGACGGTGAACCACGGGCGGGATCGGCTGCTCCAGCACCCGGGCCGGCCGGCGCtggggaag GTTCAGGAGAGGCCCGCGCGCCCCTTTCCAGCCGTGGCTTGCGAGGCTTGCAGCTGCAGAGACGAGGAGGTCGCGCCGCTCGCTCCCTGA
- the DPH1 gene encoding 2-(3-amino-3-carboxypropyl)histidine synthase subunit 1 isoform X2, producing MAALVAAEATESGSRNGPGRGRAPWGRLANQIPPEILNNPQLQAAIQVLPSNYNFEIPKTIWRIQQAQAKKVALQMPEGLLLFACTIVDILERFTEAEVMVMGDVTYGACCVDDFTARALGADFLVHYGHSCLVPMDTSAQDFRVLYVFVDIRIDTAHLLDSIRLTFPPASALALVSTIQFVSTLQAAAQELKAEYRVSVPQCKPLSPGEILGCTSPRLPKEVEAVVYLGDGRFHLESVMIANPSVPAYRYDPYSKVLSREHYDYQRMQANRQEAIASARSAKSWGLILGTLGRQGSPKILEHLESRLRALGLPFVRLLLSEIFPSKLSLLPEVDVWVQVACPRLSIDWGTAFPKPLLTPYEAAVALRDIPWQQPYPMDFYAGSSLGPWTVNHGRDRLLQHPGRPALGKVQERPARPFPAVACEACSCRDEEVAPLAP from the exons ATGGCGGCGCTGGTTGCGGCCGAGGCCACAGAGTCCGGCAGCCGAAACGGCCCGGGCAGAG GTCGAGCCCCTTGGGGCCGCTTGGCCAATCAGATACCCCCTGAGATCCTGAACAATCCCCAGCTGCAGGCAGCCATTCAAGTCCTGCCTTCCAACTATAACTTTGAGATTCCCAAGACCATCTGGAGGATCCAACAGGCCCAGGCCAAGAAGG TGGCCTTACAAATGCCTGAAGGCCTCCTCCTCTTCGCCTGTACCATTGTGGATATCTTGGAAAG GTTCACGGAGGCCGAAGTGATGGTTATGGGTGATGTGACCTACGGGGCTTGCTGTGTGGATGACTTTACTGCAAGGGCCCTGGGAGCTGATTTCCTGGTGCACTATGGCCACAGCTGCCTCG ttCCCATGGACACCTCGGCCCAAGACTTCCGGGTGCTGTATGTCTTTGTGGACATCCGGATAGACACTGCCCACCTACTGGACTCTATccgcctcacctttcccccaGCCAGTGCCCTTGCGCTGGTCAGCACCATTCAGTTTGTGTCAACTTTGCAG GCAGCTGCCCAAGAGCTGAAAGCTGAGTATCGTGTGAGTGTCCCACAGTGCAAGCCCCTGTCCCCTGGGGAGATCCTGGGCTGCACGTCCCCCCGTCTACCCAAGGAGGTGGAGGCTGTTGT ATATCTTGGAGATGGCCGCTTCCATCTGGAGTCTGTCATGATTGCCAACCCCAGTGTCCCCGCTTATCG ATACGACCCGTACAGCAAAGTCCTGTCCAGAGAGCACTATGACTACCAGCGCATGCAGGCCAACCGCCAAGAAGCCATAGCCTCTGCCCGCTCAGCTAAATCCTGGGGTCTCATCCTGGGCACTTTGGGCCGCCAGGGCAGTCCCAagattctggag CACCTGGAATCTCGGCTCcgagccttgggacttcccttcgTGAGGCTGCTGCTCTCTGAGATCTTCCCCAGCAAGCTTAGCCTTCTTCCTGAGGTGGATGT GTGGGTGCAGGTGGCATGTCCACGCCTCTCCATTGACTGGGGCACAGCCTTCCCCAAGCCGCTGCTCACACCCTATGAG GCGGCAGTGGCCCTGAGGGACATTCCCTGGCAGCAGCCCTACCCTATGGACTTCTACGCCGGCAGCTCCTTGGGGCCGTGGACGGTGAACCACGGGCGGGATCGGCTGCTCCAGCACCCGGGCCGGCCGGCGCtggggaag GTTCAGGAGAGGCCCGCGCGCCCCTTTCCAGCCGTGGCTTGCGAGGCTTGCAGCTGCAGAGACGAGGAGGTCGCGCCGCTCGCTCCCTGA